CAGGATCAAATTTAAAGAAATTTACTAATACGATATGAAGAGCAAGCAGCTTTTCAAAAATGGTGAAGAGGTGCAGATGCCAAAAAATGAGGCAAAACTCTTCTTTTTGCTCGTGAGTAATATAGAAAAAGTTGTAAGTTACGAAGTGATCGAAAACTATGTCTGGGGTGAAAAATCGATGAGCAACGAAGCGCTTAGAATGACTATCAAAAAGATAAGGGCAAAAACTGACGCCGACCTCATCAAAAACATCTCAGGCGTGGGATATAGACTTAGCGGAGCAAATTAAATTTAACCTTGTGTAGCTTTTATAAATTTAAGCTACACAAATTTTTACTTTTTATCCACGCATTTGCCAAGTTGGCAGGCTCTTTTATAAAGTGCGTCTGCCTTTGTTTCATCGCCGCTTAGCTTTGCAAGCAAGAAGCACGACTGCGCATACTCAAGCTCGCAGCTCTTTGCCAAAAGCTTTAGCACCCTAGCCTCAGCCTTGGTTCTATCTATCTTATGAGTTTTTAAATTTTCGCTTTCGATGTAGGATTTTAGTCCCATTGCCTCGTTATAGCAGCCAACGCCGTCGCCACTATCGCAAGCTAGTTTATAAAGCTTTAGAGCCTTTTCGATATCTTTTTGCTCATCAACTAGCCCTTGCTCATAAATTTGACCTAAATTTGAGCAAGCAGTCGCAAGCCCAGCGTTGCAAGCCTTTTCATAGTAGCCTTTTGCCTTTACAAAGTCCTTTTCGTTGCTAAAATTTACAGCTAGGTTGTTGCAGTCGATGCTATTTCCGTTCTCGCAGTTTTGCACCATCTTCTCTTTTTCAAGCTCAAGACGCTCCGCCCTAGCCTCCTCATCACTTTGCCAAAAGCCAAAGCTAACCATCTTTTGCCACGACCAGCAGCCACTTAGCATAAAGCTAGCAACTACGATAAGCCCAAAATTTAAAACTTTTTTCACTTATTTTCCTACTTACATACCAAGCTTTGCGCCTAGTCTTTTCATCTGTGGGCACGCCTTGTTTAGACCGCGAAAGCAAGCGACTTTGTAAATCCCATAAGCTCTCTTTTCGTCTTTGTTCATACCAAGACCTAGCTCATACATCGCGCCGATATTTGCGCAGCTTGGCAGATCCCCAGCGTTGCAAGCGTTTGTGTAGGCCTCCATCGCTAGATAGTAGTCTTGTTTTACGATCTCGCCCTTGCGGTAGGCGTTTCCTAGGTGGTAGCAAGCTTGCACACCGCCACTGTTGCAGCTATCTTTGTAAATTTCGACCGCTTTTTTTGGGTCTTTTTTCACGCCAAGGCCGTTTTCATAGAGTGTGCCAAGGTTTGAGCAAGCAAGCTGCACCTTAGCATCGCAAGCCTTTTTGTAGTTTGCGTAGGCATTGTCATACTCTTTCATAAGCTCGAAATTTACACCCAAGTCATTGCAAGCTTCAGCATCGCCGCTCTCGCACTTTGGTGTTAAAAGATCGATGGCATTTTTTGAAATTTGCTCTTTGTTTTGCACCACCTTTTCGTCCTTTGGTTGCTGCCAAGAGTCATCTTGCTTTGGCGTCTCTCCGATGCCGATGACATTTAAGCAACCTGTAAAAAATAGAGCAGTTAAAAGTAGTAGATATTTTTTCATTTTTGTCCTTTTAGTATTGTCCAAACAAGTCATTTAGGGCTTCGCTGATGCTTGGATGAGTGAAAATTTGGTTTTTAAAGAAATTTGCATCTGCTTTTAAATTCATAGCGATCGCGATCTCATTTATGATCTCATTTGCGTAGATGCAGTGAAAGCTCGCCCCCAAAATCTCGCCACTACTAGCTTCAACGATCGCTTTTAGCATGCCCACATCGTGATTTAGCACCTTTGCTCCTGGCACTGCTGCCATGCTAAGCTTTAGCTCTTTGAAATTTAGCCCAAGCTTGCTAGCTTCTTTTGCATTTACGCCAACTCTTGCTAGTGGAGTGTCGGTAAATAGCACATTTGCATGGATGCTTCTGTTTTGTGTGGTGCGTTTTTTGTCGCCAAAAATTTGCGAGAAAACTATCCTAAAATCATCCAAACTAGTGTAGGTAAAAAGCTCTCCGCCGCGCACGTCGCCCACTGCGTAGATGTTTGACACATTTGTTTGAAGGCGCTCATTTGTCTTTATAAAGCCTTTTTCATTTAGCTCGACGCCAGCTGCTTTTAAATTTAGATCATCTAAATTTGCCACTCTGCCAAGCGCTACTAAGAACGCATCAGCCTTGATGATCCTATCTTCATTATCTTGTTTGAAATTTAGCGCATTATCTTTTAGGCTCTCTATCTCGCAGCCCTCTAAAATTTCGATGCCCTGCACGTTTAGCGCATCTTTTACGCTTTTAGCTATATCTTCATCCTCGTTTTTTAGAAGTGGTGAGCGTCCGACGATGGTCACTTTTGAGCCAAAATTTGCAAACATCGACGCAAACTCGATGCCGATGAAGCCGCTGCCAACGATGACAAGATGCTTTGGCATAGTCTTTAGATCAAGCAAGGTTTTGCTTGAAAAGACGTTTGAGTTTGTTATCTCAAATGGAGCATACGCCTCTTTTGAGCCAGTGTTTATGATGATAAACTCGCCTTCAACGACTTTTTGCTCGCCGTTTGAAGTTGTGACTAAGACGCTATTTTTATCTTTAAACGAGCCAACACCATCGATCACGTCGATATTTTCTTTATCATTTAGCATCGCGTAGTTTTTAGAATTTAAAGCTGAGATTAGCTTATTTTTGTTTTCGATGCTAAGCGTGTAATACTCGTTTTCAACGCTATTGTCTGCATATATCGCCTCTTTTGCAGCTGTGATTAGGCGTTTTGTCGGTATGCAGCCCACGTTTATGCAAGTGCCTCCATACATCTTTGGCGATCTCTCGATTAGCGCGACTTTTTTGCCAAGTGCAGCAGCCTTTACAGCTAGCGTCTTGCCAGCCTTACCAAATCCAATGATAACAATGTCATATTTCATTTAATTTTTCCTATTATGTAGTATGTAGTTTCGTTTATCTTTTTGATATCCATTTTGTATTTATTTGCCCAGCTTTTGATGATCTCATCAACACGCTCTTTTATCTCTTTGACGGTTGCGACGTTTTTTATCTTTAGCCTATCCTCGCTCCCGCTCATCGCTACAAAGCAAAGGTGTGGCTTTAGATGATCGTTTAGCTCGATCACACTCTTTGGCAAAAGGCCGTCAGTGTTGTTTAAAATTCTACGCATATGCTCAGTGGTCGTTTCATCTATGTTGTAACCAAGCTGTGTCAAAAGTGCGTTATGATCCATATCGTTCCTTTTTGCTTAAATTTGCGATCATTATAAGATAAAATTCGATAAAATCGCCTAAATTTTCAAGGACAAATATGAAAAAATTTATCATTTTTCTATTTAGCATTTTGCTATTTTGGGGCTGTTCAGCAGAGCAAATTTCGCAAAATTTAGGTCTTAGCGAGCCACCACTTGATCCTGAAGTCGAGCAGATAGCAGACGCCATCTATCTATATAACGAGGGCAACTACCCAAAGGCTTGTAAGAGATTTTACGACTACGCAAAAGATGGCAATGTCCTAGCCATGCAGCAAACTGGCGTTTGTTTTCGTGACGGCAAAGGCTTTAGTAAAGATATCTTAAGGGCACTTTTTTGGTTTGAGACAGCTGGCAGATACGGCAACATAGATGGTCTTAGAAGCGCTGGATATATCTACGAATACGGCCTTGGGGTCAATAAAAATTTAGAAAAAGCGATATATTTTTACGAAAAAGCCACAAGTCTTGGCTCAGGCGAGGCCAGCTACGATCTAGGACTTATCTACCTAGGTAAAAACGACTATAAAAAAGCTAGAATTTATCTTGATGAGGCTTGCTACCATGGCAAAGAAGAAGCCTGCACGAAGCTAAAAGAGATGAAATTTTAGCTCTCATCTCTTTAAAATTTACTACCCCTCAGCCTTTTGAGCGATCAAAACGCCCTCTATCATCTTTTTGATATCACCATCAAGTATCGCGTCAGTTTGCGAGTATGCCTCGCCACTGCGGTTGTCTTTTACCTGCTGGTATGGGAAAAGCACATATGATCTTATCTGATGCCCCCAGCCGATCTCGCTCTTTTCGACGCTGTTACTCGCCTCTTGCTGCTTCATCAGCTCAAGCTCGTAAAGGCGCGACTTTAGCATCTTCATCGCTGTGGCTCTGTTTTTGTGCTGACTGCGGTCATTTTGACACTGCACGACGATGCCAGTTGGTATATGCGTGATGCGGATGGCTGATTCAGTTTTATTTACGTGCTGACCGCCTGCGCCACTAGCCCTATAAGTGTCTATCTTTAGATCTTTCTCTTCGATCTCGATCTCTATATCATCATCTACTTCGGGACTCACCATGACGCTAGAAAAGCTTGTGTGACGGCGTCCTGCGCTATCAAATGGGCTTGTACGAACGAGCCTGTGGATGCCATTTTCTGCCTTGAAGTAACCATAAGCATTTTCGCCTTTTACGATAAAGCTCACATCCTTTAGTCCCGCCTCTTCGCCCTCTTGAAAGTCCAGAGTCTCGACCTTAAAGCCCTCACGCTCGCAAAATCTAAGATACATCCTATAAAGCATGCTCGCCCAGTCGTTGCTCTCAGTGCCACCAGCTCCTGGGTGTATCGATACGATCGCGTTTTTGCCGTCATCTTCGCCACTTAAAAGCATAGAAATTTCTAAATTTACTATTTTTTCATCTAAATTTTTAGCATCTTCAAAGAGAGAATTTATAGTCTCCTCGTCATTTTCAGAATTTGCTAACTCAAAGAGCTCCTTTGCGTCGCTAACTGCTTGGTGAGCGTCACTAAATTTAGCAAGCATATTTGAAATTTTTGTCTTTTCTTTGTTTAGTGCCCCAGCTTTAGCGATATCTTGCCAAAAGCTAGGGTCTTGCTCTATGGCCTCGATCTCTTTTAGCCTAGCCTTTATCTCGTCAGGCTTTACGATAGAGCCTATGTTTTCAACTTTTGTTTGTAGCTTCTTTAAAAGCTCGTTGTATTCGTAACTATCCAAGTTTTTCTCCATAAATTTTTGCCGATTTTAGCCAAAAGTTGCTTACATTTTTAAATTTACGCCCTTTTAATCCTTTTTTGTTACAATGCCAAGTTAAAATTTAGATAAAAAGAGTCAAATATGCAAATTATAAGAACTATAAAAGAGCTTGAAAATTTTGTCCAAAATGCAAGCGGCAAGATCGGTTTTGTCCCAACAATGGGCGCACTTCATGACGGACACGTTAGTCTCATTAAAAAATGTGTGAGCGAAAATGAGGTAAGCATCGTCTCAACTTTCGTAAATCCAACTCAATTTCTACCAGGCGAAGACCTAGAAAAATACCCAAGAAAAGAGCAAAGCGACATCCAAATTTGCGAGCAAAACGGCGTTAGCGCTATCTTTATCCCAGACGAAAAAGAGCTTTACTTTGAAGATGAGCCTCTCATCGTCGCTCCAAAGAAGCTTTCGACCATTTTAGAGGGCAAAACTAGACCTGGTCACTTTGACGGCGTCTTAAGAGTGCTAAACAAGCTATTTCGCCTAACTCGTGCGAATAGCGTCTATATGGGCAAAAAAGACACGCAACAACTAATCATCGTGCAAAATATGATAAAGACATTTTTCTTAAACATCGAGCTAGTAGCTTGCGATATCGTTAGAGAGCCAGACGGACTTGCGCTTTCAAGCAGAAATGTCTATATATGCGACGAAGATAAATGTAACGCACTAAGGCTTTCAAGGTCGCTAAATAAAGCGCAAAATTTGATCCAAAACGGCGAAGAAGACGCAAGTGAGATCAAAGCAAGCATGCTTGAGGTGCTAGAGCCACTAAAAGTTGATTACGTCGCGGTTACAGATAGAAATTTAAACGAAATTTCAAAGGTAGAAAAAGGCAACACAATAATCTTAGTAGCCGCCTATGTTGGCAAAACTAGGCTAATAGACAACATCTGGATCTAAAAATGCCAAAACTTCATCTAATCTCGCTTGGTTGTAATAAAAATTTAGTTGATTCTGAGATCATGCTGGGACGCTTGCAAAACTACGATATCACTGACGATATCAGCGACGCTGACGTCATCATAGTAAATACCTGCGGCTTTATCAAATCCGCCAAAGAAGAGAGCATCCAAACCATACTTGAGATGCATGAAGCCCGCAAAGATGGCTCTTTGCTGGTAGTGACTGGCTGTCTTATGCAGCGCTACAAAGATGAGCTCATAAAAGAACTGCCTGAAGTCGATCTCTTTACTGGCGTGGCTGATTATGACAAGGTCGATGAGATCATCTTAAAAAAGCAAAATTTATTTAGCCCGCAAACTTATCTGCAGGCAAACGAAGAGCGCGTGATAACTGGTTCAAACTACCACGCCTACATCAAAATTTCAGAGGGCTGTAATCAAAAATGTAGCTTTTGCGCGATACCGACATTTAAGGGCAAGCTAAAATCACGCTCGCTTGAAAACATCGTAAATGAGGTCAAAAATTTAGTCAAAAAAGGCTACTACGACTTTAGCTTTTTGTCCCAAGACTCAAGCTCATACATGCGCGATCAGGGCGTTAGCGACGGACTAATAAATTTAATAGACGAGATAGAAAAGATAGAAGGCGTAAGGAGTGCTAGGATACTTTACCTCTACCCAAGCACGACCAGTAGGGAGCTCATTTCGCGCATCATCGCCTCACCTATCTTTCATAACTACTTTGACATGCCCATCCAGCACATCAGCGAAAATATGCTAAAGATAATGAAGCGTGGAAGTGGTGCTAAAAAGATAAAAGAGCTTTTAAATTTAATGAGAAATGCCGAGAATTCGTTTTTGCGAACTGGTATCATCGTGGGACATCCAGGCGAGAGCGAGGAGGATTTTGAGGAGCTTTGCCAGTTTTTAGAAGAGTTTAAATTTGATAGAATTTCAGCCTTTGCCTACTCAAAAGAAGAAGACACTGCCTCTTTTGAAATGGAGCAAATCCCAGCAAAAATCATCTCAAAAAGGCTAAGCAAGATAGAAAAAATCACCAAAAAAGCGATAAATGAGAGCCTTCAAAAAGAGCTTGGTAAGCAAATTTACGCATCGCTTGAGGGCATTAGCAGCGAGGGCGAGATGTTTTACGCTGCCAAAAAAGATATCTGGGACAAAGATATAGACGGCGAAATTTTAATAAACGAAAGCGACGTAAAAGAGCTTGAGATCGGCTCGCTCTACCTTTGTGAGGTTAGCGACGTGGTTGATCAAAAACTAGTCGCCACCATCGTCAAAAAAGCAAAATGATAAGCCAAAATGTGCTTGATAGGCTAAGCTTGGGCGCAAACCTGCTTGCCTTCTCGCACGGCATCGATAGCACCGCACTTTTTTACATTCTACACGAGGCTGGGGTCAAGTTTGATCTAGCCATAGTCGATCACAACGCCAGAGAGCAGAGTAAAATTGAAGTTGAAAGCGCCAAAGAGCTTGCTAGTAAATTTGGTAAAAAAATCTACATAAAAAGCGTAAATTTAGGTAAATCAAATTTTGAAAAAAATGCGCGTGAGGCGAGGTATGAGTTTTTTGGTGAAATTTGCCAAAAATATGGCTATGAAAATTTGATCCTAGCGCATCAATTTGACGATAAATTTGAGTGGTTTTTGATGCAGCTTGGCAAGGGCGCTGGGCTAAAAGAGCTCTTTGGCATGAGCGAGCTTGAGAGAAGAGAGCACTTTTGGCTAGTTAGGCCGCTTTTAAATTTACGCAAAAAAGAGCTTCAAAACTACCTTGACGAGCGAGGCTTGCGCTATTTTGTCGATGAGACAAATTTAGATGGCAAGCTTAAAAGAAGCTTTGTAAGACTAAATTTTAGCGAGCCATTTTTGGACGAGTATTTTGGCGGCGTGAAAAAAAGCTTTGAGTTTTTGGAGGCTGATAGGCAAAATTTACTGCCAAATATTACAAAGATAGATGATAAAATTTTCATTATAAAAAATGATAGTAACGTGGTTCGGGGCGTCGATATGGCGGCAAAAGAGTTAAATGTGCTTTTAAGCAAGGCTCAAAAAGATGAACTAAATGCAAATTTAGCAAAGCAAACAAGCGTGGTGCTAAGTGGCAAGATCGCCGTTGGCTACGCTAATGAATACATCCTAGTGACACCATTTTGCAAAGCCGTAATGCCAAAAATCTTTAAAGAAAAAGCTAGAATTTTAAAACTCCCAGCGATAAATAGAGGCTATTTATTTACAAAGGGCGTTCAAATAGAAAATATTTCTAAATTTTTTAGTAGATAGAGTGTTTTAGGCTCTAAATTTAATCTGCTAAAGGCTAATTTAAACTTTTTATCACCAAATTTTCTACAACAATCTTAACAAGCCTGCAAAAATTTAAAATTTCTATCTGCAAATTTGATCTACAAAGGTCAAATTTAAAAGTAAATTTTGCTCCAACCCTTAAACTAGAGCACCAGCTAACATTGGTATTTAGAGAAAAACTGCAAATTTGGTTTTGGCTATTTTTCTCTGAGATAAACTGCTTTTGCATTTAAATTTAGAGTATAAAGGCAACAAATTTGACCCAAAAAGAGCAAATTTAAAGTTTCTAGTGGTTAAAACTACAAATTTGATCTGAAAAGTCAATTTTAAAGCCTTAAGCAGCAAATTTACTCAGGTTTTCAGGCAAATGTCCGCTTCAACCTTGTCAAATGTGGCACTAAACCTGCAAATTTTCTATACTAAAAGTTAAATTTATAGTCGGGTCGAGTAAATTTATTAAATACAATCACACCATTTGTGATATAAATTTTTCAAGCAACGAACCAAAAAACTCTAAATTTTATATATCAAATCCTTGTTGCCAGCCAACTATCAATTTTCAGCCTTAAATTTAAAATTCACAGCGGTCTTGCGGCTTTGAAATCGCGCATAGAAATTCGGCTTAACAATATTCATATTGCTTGCAAGCCATCAAACAAGATGATAAAACAAAAATTTGATATATGAAACTAAGTTTTATAAACGAGATAATGAATTTTGCAGCTCATTAAATTTAAGCTCAGTTATAAATTTTAGTCTTAGCTTATGTGGTTATCAATCTCTCTAGTAAAAGCTAAAGTTACGTATCACTAGAGTGCTAAAATATAAATTTGAAATTTTCAGCCAATAAGCATTTAAAAATTAATAAATTTTTGTGGTTCATTAAATTTAAACCCTCATACAAATTTAGCCTCAACTCATCTCTAATATCAAATTTAATAAAAGTGCTCAACAAAGTTAAATTAATAAATCAGTGCCTGTCCCAGCAAAAGCTAGCCCATAAAACAAATTTAAATAGACCGGCAATTTAAAATCTACCTCATTAAAGCCATTTGCATAAAATAATGCGTAAAATTTTATAAATTTTATTACGCACTAGGCGAGGATTTTCTCTATTAGCTCTCTTTTTAGCACAAAGTCATAGCTAAAAGCATCCACAACCACGCCAGCATAACTACTCTCTTTTAGCATCGCAAGATACTCTTTTAGCCCTATCTCAATGCTTTCTTGCTCGCTGTCGTTTCGCCAAAGCTTCATCGCCTCTTTGCTTGTAAATGCTGGAAAATAGCTAAGCTTCTCACCCTCATCTTCAAGTAGGATAAATTTGATATTTGAGCCCTCCTCCTCATAAACTACGCCACCATCAGGCTTTGCAAGTGCTTGGTTTAAAAGCACTGGAGCGAAAAAAGTAGCCTTTTTTAAAGTAGATATCAAATTTACCTCATTTTGCTGGCTTGGATCACTTAAAAATTTATCCATCGCTTCTTGCATTTTAGCCCCTAAAAGCCTCATCTACGGCCTGGCAGATCGTGTGAATGAAAAAAATGTGCGACTCTTGGATCCTTGCAGTGTCGCTTGAGCTAACGACTAAATTTAGATCACACCCTTCATTCATCGCTCCGCCTCCTTTGCCACTAAGTCCAAGCACTGATATGCCCATTTTCTTGGCACTTTTTATAGCTTCAAGGACGTTTTTGCTATTGCCACTCGTTGAGATCGCCACGAGCAAGTCGCCAGACTGAGCCAAAGCCTCAAACTGGCGTGAGAAAACGTAGTCAAAGCCGTAGTCGTTGCCAATGGCCGTAAGTGCCGAAGTATCGGTAGTTAGCGCGATGCCTGGAAGTGGCTGGCGCTCGCTTTTATATCTGCCAGTTAGCTCGGCCGCAAAGTGCTGAGCGTCCGCCGCAGAGCCGCCGTTACCGCATATGAGCACCTTTTTGCCATTTTTTAGCGTATCAGCCACCATCTGGCAAGCGCGCTCTAGGCTGCCTAGCAAATTTACATGCTCGTTAAAGGTCTTTTGGTGAGCCTCGAGCTCATTTTTTATCATCGTTTTTAGCATCTTTTATCCTTTTTATTATACCTGTTGTGCTTTTGCCCTCGACAAAGTCGATCAGCCTGACCTCTTTTACGATCTCGCTGCCAACGACCTCTTTGCCTTTATAATCAGCCCCTTTTACAAGCACGTCTGGCTTTATTTTGGTGATCAAATTTAATGGCGTATCCTCGTCAAAAATCACGACATAATCGACAAATCCAAGCCCGCTTAGCACGCAGGCTCTATCATCTTGTGAGTTTATAGGCCTAGCCTCGCCTTTTAGCCTCTTAACTGAAGCGTCCGAGTTTAGCCCGACAACCAAAAGATCGCCAAGCTCCCTTGCACGGGCTAGGTATTTTACGTGTCCAGCGTGCAAGATATCAAAGCAGCCATTTGTGAAAACAACCTTTTTCTTGCCCTTTTGGCTCAAAATTTCCTCTAACTCCTCAACGCTTTTAAGCTTGTGCTCGAAATTTGCCCCAAATGAGCTATTTAGCAGCTGCTCGATCTCGCTAAAGCTAGCCGTTGCACTGCCTATCTTTGCCACGACGACGGCTGCTGCGAGGTTTGCTATCTTTATCGCCTCTTTTATATCAGCCCCGTTTGCTAGCATGTAGCCAAGTGTGGCAAGCACCGTATCTCCAGCGCCAGTGACGTCAAAGACCTCTTTTGCCTTAGCGGCAAAGATGTGCAATTTGTCATCATATAGCGCGATGCCCTCTTCTGATATTGTGATGATCGAATAGGTCAAATTTAGCTCGTCTTTTAGCTGTTTTATCGCCTTTTCAAGCTCGGCCTTGTCTTTTAACTTTAAATTTGTAGCCTCGCTTGCCTCTTTTTTATTTGGCGTTAGAAGGGTCGCGTTTTTATACTTTGAGTAGTCGCTGCCTTTTGGATCGATAAGCACTGGTATTTTTAGCCTCACGCACTCGTTTATGATCTCTTGGCAGACCTTCTCGCTAAGCACGCCTTTGCCGTAGTCGCTTAGCAAGACAGCCTTGAAATTTGCAAGATTTTCTTTTACTTTTAAGACTAGCTCATCTTCTAAATTTATCTTTACAACGCTCTCTTTATCGATCCTGACAACTTGCTGGTGTGATGCCATGATGCGGCTTTTTATCGAGCTCTCGCGCCCTTTTTCAGTAAGGATCAGCTCATCTTTTACATTTAGCTCAGCAAGCTTCTCTTTTATCTTTTTACCAGCCTCATCATCTCCTAAAACGCTAGCTACGCTCACGTTTGCGCCAAGAGAGAGTAAATTTCTCACCACATTACCAGCGCCACCAAGCGTGTAGGTTTCGTTATTTATCTTCACCACCTGCACCGGTGCTTCAGGCGAGATGCGCTCGCAGCTACCCCAGATGTAGTGGTCCAGCATGAGATCGCCGACTACTAAAATTTTAACTCTCTTAGCCATTTATCTCTTCCTTATAAATTCTCTTTATCTCTGGCAAATAGTCTTTTATCGCCTCTTCTAAGCTCCAAGTCGCACTAAAACCAAATGCCTCGCGAGCTGGGGCCACGTCGGCCTCTGTGTGAAATTGATATGAGCCGATAAATGGGTTTTTGATATATTCGTTGCCTAAATTTACGCCGATCTCACGCTGTAAGATGTCAGCGATATCTTGAAAGCTTCTTGCCTTGCCAGTAGCTGCGTTATAGACGCCACTTGGCGCGTCAAGTGCTTTTATATTTGCATCGATGATATCTTTTATATAGACAAAGTCGCGTTTGATCTGGTCGCTGCCTTCAAAGAGCCTTGGGGTCTTGCCAGCTAAAATTTGAAGTCCAAACTGAAGCACCATCGAGGCGGTTTTATTTTTGAAAAACTCGCCCTTGCCAAAGACATTAAAATATCTTAGTCCAACCACACTCACACCGCGCTTAGCGTAAATTTTATTGATATTATCCATGCTTAGTTTGCTAAAGCCATAGACGTTATTTGGCGCTTCGCACTCGCCAACTGTTTGCGGGCTCTTTGCGTTGCCGTAAGTGGCGCCTGAGCTAGCGTAGATCATCTTTGCGCCCAAACTCTCGCAGATATCAAGCAAATTTACAAAGGCATTTACATTTGTTTTTATTAGCTCGTCTTGCTCTTTTACAGTGGTGTCTGAGATCGCTGCTTCGTGGTAGATGACGTCTGGACGAAAACTTTTTATCTTCTCAAGCGTGCCAGGGTCGTTGATGTCGCCAGCGTAAATTTCACCCTTAAAACCAAGTAAATTTTTAAAATGGCCAAAGCTTTTTAAGTTGCCATTGCTAAATGTCTCGTCGTTTCTAAATTTATCCACAACAAGCACGTGAGCATCTTTATAGTTTTCATCAAAATAGTGCGCTAAGGCTGAGCCGATAAAGCCAGCGCCGCCAGTTATAACTATCTTTTTTCCGTTTAAATTCATAGTGATTTTTCCTTTTTTAGCTTATTTAAAACATCTCTTACATCTTTAAAATTTATCCCATCAAGCAAGAAATTTCTACCAACGCCCGCTCTTTTGCCAGCCTCGACGTCGCTTGGCTTATCGCCTATCATGAGCGAGTTTTCAAGGTCTATGTCAAACTCTTTGCAAGCATCAAGTATCATTTTTGGATTTGGCTTTCTGCAGATGCATTTTTGCTCTGGAGCGTGCGGGCAAAAATAGACTTTTGTGATAAAAATCTGCTCTTTTTTAAAGCTTTCAAGCATAAATTTATTTAGAGCGTCAAACTGCTCCTGCGTGTAGTAGCCCCTGCCGATGCCTGATTGATTTGTCACGACAAAGAGCTTGTAGCCAGCCTTAGCAAATTCTCTTAACGCATCAAAAATGCCATCAATAAATTTAAAGTCTTTGATCTCACAAACGTATCCAGCGTCCTCATTTATGACACCATCTCGGTCTAAAAAAAGTGCTTTGTTGGCTATTTCTCTTATCATTTGGTGATTATAGCCAAAATATTTTAACCCGCCCCTTGCAAATTTACATTTTTGTATTATAATGCCGGCACGTTTTTTAAAAAGGATGAAAAATGAAAAAACTACTAATCGTTTCAAGTGTTGCAGCACTACTTTCAACTGCTGCTTTCGCTGCAGATGGCGCTACTATCTATAAAAAATGCGTTGCCTGTCATGGCGCTAAAGCTGAAAAAGTTTTCAATAACAAAGTTCCAGCTTTAACATCACTTGACGCAGCAACTATCGAAGCAGCTCTTAAAGGCTACAAAACAGGAGCAAATAAATTTGGTCTTGGTGCTATGATGAAACCTATCGCTACTCCAATGAGCGATGAAGATGCAAAAGCAGTAGCTGAATACATCCAAACTTTAAAATAATCATAGGGGCGCTCGCCCCTTTTCTACAAATTTAAACTCACGCCAAATTTCAAAAGCTCTTTTGGCAGATAGTCATCTAAATTGCCGATCTTGTCGTTATCTATCTCTATTAAATTTAGACCATATTTTTTATAAAGCTCTATCTTT
Above is a window of Campylobacter concisus DNA encoding:
- the rimO gene encoding 30S ribosomal protein S12 methylthiotransferase RimO, producing MPKLHLISLGCNKNLVDSEIMLGRLQNYDITDDISDADVIIVNTCGFIKSAKEESIQTILEMHEARKDGSLLVVTGCLMQRYKDELIKELPEVDLFTGVADYDKVDEIILKKQNLFSPQTYLQANEERVITGSNYHAYIKISEGCNQKCSFCAIPTFKGKLKSRSLENIVNEVKNLVKKGYYDFSFLSQDSSSYMRDQGVSDGLINLIDEIEKIEGVRSARILYLYPSTTSRELISRIIASPIFHNYFDMPIQHISENMLKIMKRGSGAKKIKELLNLMRNAENSFLRTGIIVGHPGESEEDFEELCQFLEEFKFDRISAFAYSKEEDTASFEMEQIPAKIISKRLSKIEKITKKAINESLQKELGKQIYASLEGISSEGEMFYAAKKDIWDKDIDGEILINESDVKELEIGSLYLCEVSDVVDQKLVATIVKKAK
- the tilS gene encoding tRNA lysidine(34) synthetase TilS, which produces MISQNVLDRLSLGANLLAFSHGIDSTALFYILHEAGVKFDLAIVDHNAREQSKIEVESAKELASKFGKKIYIKSVNLGKSNFEKNAREARYEFFGEICQKYGYENLILAHQFDDKFEWFLMQLGKGAGLKELFGMSELERREHFWLVRPLLNLRKKELQNYLDERGLRYFVDETNLDGKLKRSFVRLNFSEPFLDEYFGGVKKSFEFLEADRQNLLPNITKIDDKIFIIKNDSNVVRGVDMAAKELNVLLSKAQKDELNANLAKQTSVVLSGKIAVGYANEYILVTPFCKAVMPKIFKEKARILKLPAINRGYLFTKGVQIENISKFFSR
- a CDS encoding SseB family protein, which translates into the protein MQEAMDKFLSDPSQQNEVNLISTLKKATFFAPVLLNQALAKPDGGVVYEEEGSNIKFILLEDEGEKLSYFPAFTSKEAMKLWRNDSEQESIEIGLKEYLAMLKESSYAGVVVDAFSYDFVLKRELIEKILA
- the gmhA gene encoding D-sedoheptulose 7-phosphate isomerase; the encoded protein is MLKTMIKNELEAHQKTFNEHVNLLGSLERACQMVADTLKNGKKVLICGNGGSAADAQHFAAELTGRYKSERQPLPGIALTTDTSALTAIGNDYGFDYVFSRQFEALAQSGDLLVAISTSGNSKNVLEAIKSAKKMGISVLGLSGKGGGAMNEGCDLNLVVSSSDTARIQESHIFFIHTICQAVDEAFRG
- the rfaE1 gene encoding D-glycero-beta-D-manno-heptose-7-phosphate kinase; this encodes MAKRVKILVVGDLMLDHYIWGSCERISPEAPVQVVKINNETYTLGGAGNVVRNLLSLGANVSVASVLGDDEAGKKIKEKLAELNVKDELILTEKGRESSIKSRIMASHQQVVRIDKESVVKINLEDELVLKVKENLANFKAVLLSDYGKGVLSEKVCQEIINECVRLKIPVLIDPKGSDYSKYKNATLLTPNKKEASEATNLKLKDKAELEKAIKQLKDELNLTYSIITISEEGIALYDDKLHIFAAKAKEVFDVTGAGDTVLATLGYMLANGADIKEAIKIANLAAAVVVAKIGSATASFSEIEQLLNSSFGANFEHKLKSVEELEEILSQKGKKKVVFTNGCFDILHAGHVKYLARARELGDLLVVGLNSDASVKRLKGEARPINSQDDRACVLSGLGFVDYVVIFDEDTPLNLITKIKPDVLVKGADYKGKEVVGSEIVKEVRLIDFVEGKSTTGIIKRIKDAKNDDKK
- the rfaD gene encoding ADP-glyceromanno-heptose 6-epimerase; this translates as MNLNGKKIVITGGAGFIGSALAHYFDENYKDAHVLVVDKFRNDETFSNGNLKSFGHFKNLLGFKGEIYAGDINDPGTLEKIKSFRPDVIYHEAAISDTTVKEQDELIKTNVNAFVNLLDICESLGAKMIYASSGATYGNAKSPQTVGECEAPNNVYGFSKLSMDNINKIYAKRGVSVVGLRYFNVFGKGEFFKNKTASMVLQFGLQILAGKTPRLFEGSDQIKRDFVYIKDIIDANIKALDAPSGVYNAATGKARSFQDIADILQREIGVNLGNEYIKNPFIGSYQFHTEADVAPAREAFGFSATWSLEEAIKDYLPEIKRIYKEEING